The Ahaetulla prasina isolate Xishuangbanna chromosome 4, ASM2864084v1, whole genome shotgun sequence genome has a window encoding:
- the LOC131198608 gene encoding calcium-binding protein 5-like isoform X2, which translates to MQNGLGPACIFLRKNIADKQRQRELSGDEIEELCEAFQEFDKDKDGYISCKDLGNLMRTMGYMPTEMELIELSQQINMNLGGHVAFDDFVELMAPKLLAETAGMIGVQEMRDVFKEFDTNGDGKITLTELRQTMQRLMSETMTSQEINDMVKEADVNGDGTVDFEEFVWMMSR; encoded by the exons ATGCAGAACGGCCTGGGACCTGCTTGCATCTTCTTGCGCAAGAACATTGCTGACAAGCAGAGG CAACGTGAACTGAGTGGAGATGAAATTGAAG AACTCTGTGAAGCCTTTCAGGAGTTTGACAAGGACAAAGATGGATATATCAGCTGCAAAGATCTAGGCAACCTCATGAGGACAATGGGGTACATGCCAACTGAGATGGAACTCATAGAGCTGTCTCAACAGATCAACATGAATC TTGGGGGACACGTAGCTTTTGATGACTTTGTAGAGTTGATGGCCCCAAAACTGCTGGCAGAAACAGCGGGCATGATTGGTGTTCAAGAGATGAGAGATGTCTTCAAGGAG TTTGACACAAATGGGGATGGCAAGATCACCTTGACTGAGCTGCGTCAGACCATGCAACGGTTGATGAGTGAGACGATGACCTCTCAAGAGATTAATGATATGGTGAAGGAGGCTGACGTTAATGGAGACGGGACTGTGGATTTTGAAG AATTTGTCTGGATGATGTCACGCTGA
- the LOC131198605 gene encoding ADP-ribosylhydrolase ARH1-like isoform X1 has product MARKRLLAPPLRLYRTPSQEAYRAAMVLSGAGDALGYRNQRWEYCTSGPQIHQELQEMGGLGKIRVALPDWPVSDDTVLHLATAEALATGKTGEPLFQELARCYVEGMKDMEGRKPGPTSILGTSQLRPGEPGGYHIPFNSYATGCGAAMRSMCIGLRYPQPSDLNTLIQVSIESGRMTHHHPTGYLGSLASALFTAYAVQGLPLERWGSGLLKTLPLALEYIQAAGIETEANVAAWSYFQEKWEWYLSERGLIDGQGPVRFPPVYGPAERDVIYKTFSLDGWAGRSGHDAPMIAYDSLLGAGSSWEQLCGRSMFHGGDSDSTGVIAACCWGLTYGLQDIPPGNHMELEYRDRMVSAANSLYHLAWERGSV; this is encoded by the exons ATGGCTCGTAAGCGGTTGCTTGCACCCCCTCTACGCCT CTACCGTACTCCCTCCCAAGAAGCCTATCGTGCAGCCATGGTGCTTTCTGGAGCTGGTGATGCCCTTGGATATCGCAACCAGCGCTGGGAATACTGTACTTCAGGGCCCCAGATCCACCAAGAGCTCCAGGAAATGGGGGGACTTGGCAAGATCCGTGTAGCTCTTCCTGATTGGCCAGTCAGTGATGACACTGTGCTGCACCTGGCAACTGCTGAGGCCCTTGCCACAG GGAAGACTGGGGAGCCCTTGTTCCAGGAGCTGGCAAGATGCTATGTAGAGGGCATGAAAGATATGGAGGGAAGAAAACCTGGACCCACCAGTATTTTGG GAACATCTCAGTTACGTCCAGGAGAGCCAGGTGGATATCACATTCCCTTCAACTCTTACGCAACCGGTTGTGGTGCAGCTATGAGATCCATGTGCATTGGGCTTAG GTATCCTCAGCCTTCTGATCTCAACACCTTGATTCAAGTCAGCATAGAAAGTGGAAGAATGACACATCACCACCCCACAG GCTATCTGGGATCTCTGGCTTCGGCCCTCTTCACTGCATATGCTGTCCAGGGACTGCCCCTTGAGCGCTGGGGATCTGGGTTGCTGAAGACTCTGCCCCTTGCCCTGGAATACATCCAGGCTGCTGGGATTGAGACTGAAGCCAATGTAGCAGCTTGGTCCTATTTCCAAGAGAAATGGGAATG GTACCTCTCAGAACGGGGTCTCATCGATGGTCAGGGCCCAGTTCGATTTCCTCCTGTCTATGGTCCTGCTGAGCGGGATGTCATCTACAAAACCTTCAGCCTGGATGGTTGGGCTGGGCGGAGTGGCCATGATGCACCCATGATTGCCTATGATTCCCTCCTGGGCGCTGGAAGCAGCTGGGAGCAGCTCTGTGGACGGTCCATGTTCCATGGGG GGGACAGTGACTCCACAGGGGTAATCGCAGCTTGCTGCTGGGGCCTTACATATGGTCTCCAAGACATCCCACCTGGAAATCACATGGAACTGGAATACCGAGACAGGATGGTCTCTGCAGCCAACTCTCTCTATCACCTGGCTTGGGAGCGGggatctgtttga
- the LOC131198608 gene encoding calcium-binding protein 5-like isoform X1, which yields MVGVSWWRVKYRIMMTRSLISPVPTIFLLQQRELSGDEIEELCEAFQEFDKDKDGYISCKDLGNLMRTMGYMPTEMELIELSQQINMNLGGHVAFDDFVELMAPKLLAETAGMIGVQEMRDVFKEFDTNGDGKITLTELRQTMQRLMSETMTSQEINDMVKEADVNGDGTVDFEEFVWMMSR from the exons ATGGTTGGGGTCAGTTGGTGGAGAGTTAAGTATAGAATTATGATGACTAGGTCCTTGATTTCTCCAGTTCCCACTATTTTTTTGTTACAGCAACGTGAACTGAGTGGAGATGAAATTGAAG AACTCTGTGAAGCCTTTCAGGAGTTTGACAAGGACAAAGATGGATATATCAGCTGCAAAGATCTAGGCAACCTCATGAGGACAATGGGGTACATGCCAACTGAGATGGAACTCATAGAGCTGTCTCAACAGATCAACATGAATC TTGGGGGACACGTAGCTTTTGATGACTTTGTAGAGTTGATGGCCCCAAAACTGCTGGCAGAAACAGCGGGCATGATTGGTGTTCAAGAGATGAGAGATGTCTTCAAGGAG TTTGACACAAATGGGGATGGCAAGATCACCTTGACTGAGCTGCGTCAGACCATGCAACGGTTGATGAGTGAGACGATGACCTCTCAAGAGATTAATGATATGGTGAAGGAGGCTGACGTTAATGGAGACGGGACTGTGGATTTTGAAG AATTTGTCTGGATGATGTCACGCTGA
- the LOC131198605 gene encoding ADP-ribosylhydrolase ARH1-like isoform X2 — translation MDGSYRTPSQEAYRAAMVLSGAGDALGYRNQRWEYCTSGPQIHQELQEMGGLGKIRVALPDWPVSDDTVLHLATAEALATGKTGEPLFQELARCYVEGMKDMEGRKPGPTSILGTSQLRPGEPGGYHIPFNSYATGCGAAMRSMCIGLRYPQPSDLNTLIQVSIESGRMTHHHPTGYLGSLASALFTAYAVQGLPLERWGSGLLKTLPLALEYIQAAGIETEANVAAWSYFQEKWEWYLSERGLIDGQGPVRFPPVYGPAERDVIYKTFSLDGWAGRSGHDAPMIAYDSLLGAGSSWEQLCGRSMFHGGDSDSTGVIAACCWGLTYGLQDIPPGNHMELEYRDRMVSAANSLYHLAWERGSV, via the exons ATGGATGGCTC CTACCGTACTCCCTCCCAAGAAGCCTATCGTGCAGCCATGGTGCTTTCTGGAGCTGGTGATGCCCTTGGATATCGCAACCAGCGCTGGGAATACTGTACTTCAGGGCCCCAGATCCACCAAGAGCTCCAGGAAATGGGGGGACTTGGCAAGATCCGTGTAGCTCTTCCTGATTGGCCAGTCAGTGATGACACTGTGCTGCACCTGGCAACTGCTGAGGCCCTTGCCACAG GGAAGACTGGGGAGCCCTTGTTCCAGGAGCTGGCAAGATGCTATGTAGAGGGCATGAAAGATATGGAGGGAAGAAAACCTGGACCCACCAGTATTTTGG GAACATCTCAGTTACGTCCAGGAGAGCCAGGTGGATATCACATTCCCTTCAACTCTTACGCAACCGGTTGTGGTGCAGCTATGAGATCCATGTGCATTGGGCTTAG GTATCCTCAGCCTTCTGATCTCAACACCTTGATTCAAGTCAGCATAGAAAGTGGAAGAATGACACATCACCACCCCACAG GCTATCTGGGATCTCTGGCTTCGGCCCTCTTCACTGCATATGCTGTCCAGGGACTGCCCCTTGAGCGCTGGGGATCTGGGTTGCTGAAGACTCTGCCCCTTGCCCTGGAATACATCCAGGCTGCTGGGATTGAGACTGAAGCCAATGTAGCAGCTTGGTCCTATTTCCAAGAGAAATGGGAATG GTACCTCTCAGAACGGGGTCTCATCGATGGTCAGGGCCCAGTTCGATTTCCTCCTGTCTATGGTCCTGCTGAGCGGGATGTCATCTACAAAACCTTCAGCCTGGATGGTTGGGCTGGGCGGAGTGGCCATGATGCACCCATGATTGCCTATGATTCCCTCCTGGGCGCTGGAAGCAGCTGGGAGCAGCTCTGTGGACGGTCCATGTTCCATGGGG GGGACAGTGACTCCACAGGGGTAATCGCAGCTTGCTGCTGGGGCCTTACATATGGTCTCCAAGACATCCCACCTGGAAATCACATGGAACTGGAATACCGAGACAGGATGGTCTCTGCAGCCAACTCTCTCTATCACCTGGCTTGGGAGCGGggatctgtttga
- the LOC131198605 gene encoding ADP-ribosylhydrolase ARH1-like isoform X3, whose product MVLSGAGDALGYRNQRWEYCTSGPQIHQELQEMGGLGKIRVALPDWPVSDDTVLHLATAEALATGKTGEPLFQELARCYVEGMKDMEGRKPGPTSILGTSQLRPGEPGGYHIPFNSYATGCGAAMRSMCIGLRYPQPSDLNTLIQVSIESGRMTHHHPTGYLGSLASALFTAYAVQGLPLERWGSGLLKTLPLALEYIQAAGIETEANVAAWSYFQEKWEWYLSERGLIDGQGPVRFPPVYGPAERDVIYKTFSLDGWAGRSGHDAPMIAYDSLLGAGSSWEQLCGRSMFHGGDSDSTGVIAACCWGLTYGLQDIPPGNHMELEYRDRMVSAANSLYHLAWERGSV is encoded by the exons ATGGTGCTTTCTGGAGCTGGTGATGCCCTTGGATATCGCAACCAGCGCTGGGAATACTGTACTTCAGGGCCCCAGATCCACCAAGAGCTCCAGGAAATGGGGGGACTTGGCAAGATCCGTGTAGCTCTTCCTGATTGGCCAGTCAGTGATGACACTGTGCTGCACCTGGCAACTGCTGAGGCCCTTGCCACAG GGAAGACTGGGGAGCCCTTGTTCCAGGAGCTGGCAAGATGCTATGTAGAGGGCATGAAAGATATGGAGGGAAGAAAACCTGGACCCACCAGTATTTTGG GAACATCTCAGTTACGTCCAGGAGAGCCAGGTGGATATCACATTCCCTTCAACTCTTACGCAACCGGTTGTGGTGCAGCTATGAGATCCATGTGCATTGGGCTTAG GTATCCTCAGCCTTCTGATCTCAACACCTTGATTCAAGTCAGCATAGAAAGTGGAAGAATGACACATCACCACCCCACAG GCTATCTGGGATCTCTGGCTTCGGCCCTCTTCACTGCATATGCTGTCCAGGGACTGCCCCTTGAGCGCTGGGGATCTGGGTTGCTGAAGACTCTGCCCCTTGCCCTGGAATACATCCAGGCTGCTGGGATTGAGACTGAAGCCAATGTAGCAGCTTGGTCCTATTTCCAAGAGAAATGGGAATG GTACCTCTCAGAACGGGGTCTCATCGATGGTCAGGGCCCAGTTCGATTTCCTCCTGTCTATGGTCCTGCTGAGCGGGATGTCATCTACAAAACCTTCAGCCTGGATGGTTGGGCTGGGCGGAGTGGCCATGATGCACCCATGATTGCCTATGATTCCCTCCTGGGCGCTGGAAGCAGCTGGGAGCAGCTCTGTGGACGGTCCATGTTCCATGGGG GGGACAGTGACTCCACAGGGGTAATCGCAGCTTGCTGCTGGGGCCTTACATATGGTCTCCAAGACATCCCACCTGGAAATCACATGGAACTGGAATACCGAGACAGGATGGTCTCTGCAGCCAACTCTCTCTATCACCTGGCTTGGGAGCGGggatctgtttga